Sequence from the Stenotrophomonas sp. 364 genome:
GTTGGGGTACATCGGGCGACGGTCGCCCCACCACGCCACGCCGAACAACAGCGCGGCATAGGCCACCGATACCAACAGCAGGATCCAGCTGGAGACCACGGGGTGATTCCGTCAGGGTAAACAGCAGTAGATCACGACCATTGGTCGTGATGGAAACATCGCCGCCGGCACCCACCGGGGCGGTGACGCCCATCGCCCCGCCGGACCGATCACGCCCGCGCCCCACCGGTAGGTCACGACCATTGGCCGTGACCGCCGCGGGTCATTCCGCCGGAACGCCCATTTCCTTCAGCAGCTCGGGTGCCGGGTACACCTTGGCCAGCAACCAGCGCAGGTAGCGCATGTCCACGTGCACGGCGCGCTTGTAGCGCGGGTCGAACCACCAGCTGGCACTCACCGATTCCCAGTTGCTGTCGAAGTTCAGCCCGATCAGCTCGCCCTTGGCGTTGAGCACCGGCGAGCCGGAGTTGCCGCCGGTGGTGTCCAGGTTGGTCAGGAAGTTGACCGTCTGGGTCTTCAGCACCGGGTCGGCGGTGGAGCCGAAGTCGCCCTTGGCGATCGCGGCCAGCAGCGGCTTGGGCGCATCGAACGGGTAGGCGTTGGTGTTCTTCTCGACGATGCCGGCCACGGTGGTCACCGGGTCGAAATGCACCGCATCGCGCGGCGACAGCGCTTCCACCTTGCCGTAGCTGATGCGCAGCGTGCGGTTGGCATCGGGGTACACCGCGCGCCCCTGTTTGGCGCGCCAGGCAAACAGCGCCTGCATGTAGGCCGGGCGCAGGCGCAGCTGTTCACCGGCGCGTGCCTTGCTCTGGTCATCCAGGCGCAGCTGCGCGGCCACCAGCGGGCCGGCCAGGTCGATCAGCGGGTCGCGCGCGAGCGGCTTGCCGTCCTTTGCCGCGGCAAACCGCGACAGGCGCTGGGCTTCGTCACCCAGCGCGGTGCTGGCGTACAGCCCGTCCAGCGCCTTGGCCAGCGCTGCCGGGGTGCGTCCGAAGGCCGCGTCGAACTCGGGCACGCGCTGTGCCTCGGGCAGCTGCTGGTAGCGGGTCAGCAGCGTGGTCAGCAGCGCCTTTTCCACCTCGGGCGAATAGCGACGCTGCACCTGCTTCAAGGTGCCTTCGATCAGCGCCAGGTCGCGCTGCTGGTAGCCGCTCTCGCGCTCGGCGTCGGGCTTGGCCGATTCAATGCGCAGGCGCTCCAGGGTCAACGCCGAACGCAGCAACTGGCTCTGCGCCGACAGCAGGTCCAGCAGCAGGTCGCGTTCACCCACCGACGCGCCCTGCGACAACGAGCCCAGCAGCGCTTGGATGTCGCCCTGGAAACGGGCGTCGGTAGCCTTCAGCATCGCGCCTTCATCGCTGGCGCGCTGGGCCTTGGCATCGCTGCGCAGCAGGCCTTCCAGCTCGCCGGCGGCGCGCTTGCGGTTGTTCTTCAGCGACTGCAGCTGCGAGGCGTAACGGGTCCGCGCCTGCGCATCCTTGGCGGTGGCCGCTTCGATGGTGTCGATCATCTGCTGGAACACCGCCACCCGGCGCGGCAGCACCGCGTCGATCTGGCTGGCGAATTCGGCGGCGGTGCGGTGCCGGTAGGTGATGCCCGGGTAGCCGGCCAGCATCGCGTAATCGCCCGTCTTCGGCCCGTCGATGGCCATCTTCAGGTGCGCCGGCGGCTGGTAGGGCACGTTGTCCGGACTGTACGGGGCCGGCTTGCCGTCCTTGCCCACATAGGCACGCAGCAGGGTGAAGTCACCGGTGTGGCGTGGCCACATGAAGTTGTCGATCTCATCGCCGTAATTGCCGATCGCACGCGGCGGCGCGTACACCAGCCGCACGTCGCTCAGCTCCAGCTGGCGGATGCGGTAGAAGTCGGTGCCGTAGTACATGTCGGCCACGCTGCAGCGCACGTTGCCTTCCTTCTCGCAGTCGGCCACCAGCTGCTTGCTGGCGCGGTCGACCGCATCGAAATAGGCGCGCCCGGTCTTGCCACGCGCGTCGCGCAGCACCTCGTCGGTCACCTTGTCGAAGCCGGTGGTGACCAGCACGCGGAAATCCGGGTTGGCCGCGCGCTCGTCGCTGCGGCCCTGGGCGATGAAGCCGTTGTCGATCAGGTTGTGCTCGGGCGAGCTGTTGTACTGGATCACGCCCATCGCCACGTGGTGGTTGGTGAGCAGCAGGCCGTCGGCGGAAACGAACGAACCGGTACCGCCACCGGCACGCACCACCGCGCTCAGCGGCGGCGCGGTGACGTTGGCCAGGTCGGTCGGGTTGCCCTTGAAGCCGGCCGCCTTCAACGGCTTGGCCAGGTCCGGCAGCTGGGTCGGCATCCACATGCCTTCATCGGCGTGGGCGCCGGCGGCGAGGGTCAGGCCAAGGGCCAGGGCGGCAGTCAGGGGTTTGCGTGGCGACATGAGCACTTCCGGTACGTCAGAACAGCCCGGGACCATAGCCGCTGCGCCCGGCAGGGGCAACGGCCGATGGTCAGGATGCGCGGAGGCTGGCTAGAATCGGCGCTTCGCAAAGGGGATTGCAGATGATCGTAGGAATCGATCTGGGCACCACGCACTCGCTGATCGGGGTGCACCATGCCACCGGGGGGGAACTGTTTCCCAACGCACACGGCGACCTGCTGACACCGTCGGTGGTCAGCCTCGACGGCGACACCGTGCTGGTGGGCAAACCGGCCCAGGACCGGCTGGTCACCCATCCGGGGCTCAGCGTGGCCACCTTCAAGCGTCTGATGGGCACCGCCCACGAAAGGCGCCTGGGCGAACGCCGGTTCCGTCCCGAAGAGCTGTCCGCGCTGGTGCTGCGCTCGCTGCTGGCCGACGCGGAGGCCGCGTTGGGCGAGAAAGTGCGCGAAGCGGTGATCAGCGTGCCGGCCTACTTTACCGACGCCCAGCGCAAGGCCACCCGGGCGGCCGGCGAACTGGCCGGCATCCGCGTGGAGCGCCTGATCAACGAGCCCACGGCCGCCGCACTGGCCTATGGCCTTCGCGACCGTGCAGGCGAGGGCCGGGTGCTGGTGCTCGACCTGGGCGGCGGCACCTTCGACGTCTCGATCCTGGAGCTGTTCGATGGCGTGGTGGAAGTCCATGCCACCGCCGGAGACAACTACCTGGGCGGCGAGGATTTCCTCACGTTGCTGGTCAAGGCCTTCTACTCGCGCCACGGGATCGACCCGCGCCGCGTCGCGGCCGCCGATGCAGCGGTGGTGCGCCATCGCCTGGAGCAGTTCAAGCGCGACCTGACCGACGAACGCAGCGCCCAGCTGCAGCTCCGGCTGGGCGGTGAGGACCTGCGCTGGCAGCTGGAGGAAGCCGAGTTCGCCCAGCTTGCCGAGCCGCTGCTGCAGCGGATGCGCGCGCCGATCGAACGCGCCATGCGCGATGCGCGGCTCAAGCCGGCCGACCTGGACGACATCGTGCTGGTGGGCGGTGCGGTACGCATGCCGATGGTGGCCCGGCTGGTCACCCGCATGTTCGGCCGCCTGCCGCTGCGCCACATCCATCCCGACCAGGCCATCGCGCTGGGCGCCACCGTGGCGGCCGGCCTGAAAAGCCGCGATGCGTCGCTGGAGGAAGTGGTGCTCACCGACGTGTGCCCCTACACCCTGGGCACGCAGGTCGCCCACCGGGTGGGCCATCAGGTCCAGACCGGCTACTTCCATCCCATCATTCCGCGCAACGCAGTGGTGCCGGTGAGCCGGGAGGACGAGTTCTTCCCCATGCAGGACGAGCAGAAGCAGGTGCGCATCGACATCTACCAGGGCGAGAGCCCGATGGTGGACAAGAACATCAAGCTGGGCGAAATCAACGTACCGCTCACCGCCGGGAAGGGGAGCGCCGGGGTACGCGTGCGCTTCACCTACGATATCAACGGCCTGCTGCAGGTGGAGGTGACTGAGTCGGCCACCGGCCAGCGGCATGAACTGCTGATCGAACAGAACCCCGGCCTGCTCGACGACGCACAGATCCGTGAGCGCCTGGCAAAGCTTGACGCACTGAAGATCCATCCGCGCGAGCAGCAGCAGAACCTGGCCCTGTTGACCCGCGCCGAACGGCTGTACGAAGAACACGTCGCGCTGCGGTCGACCCTGCAGGAGTGGATCGCGCAGTTCCGCAGCCGGCTGGAAAGCCAGGACCTGGCCCTGATCGAACAGGATCGCCAGCGTTTTGCCACCGCCATGGACGACCTGGAAATCATGGCATGAGCATCGCCGCCGAGCTGTGGGCACTGGCGGCGGATGGCGACGAACGCGCGGTCAAGCGTGCCTATGCGCGCGCGCTCAAGCAGACCCGCCCGGACGAGGATGCGACGGCATTCCAGCAGCTGCACGACGCTTACCAGCACGCACTGGCGCGATGCCGCGCCTCGGCCGACAACGACGACCCGGACAGCAACTGGGCCGATGCGGAGGGCAGCAGTGCGCCCGGGCAGGCCGCGCCCGCGGTGGCCACGGTTGCCGCACCGATGGCCGCCGTCCCTGCCGCCGCCCATCGGGTGGACCTGCCCGTGCCAGCCCAGCCGCTGCCGACAGAAGCTGCGAATGCGCTGCTGCACGCCGCGGCCAGCTGTCCCCCGGAAGACTTCCCGGCATGGCTCAGGACCCAGGCACACAGCTGGTCGCTGGACACCCGCGATGACATCGCCGCCGAGGTGCTCAAGGCCCTGCGCGACGAACGCGCGCCGATGTCGCAGTACAACGTGGATGCGCTGTATCGCGCGTTCGGCTGGGACGACATCGCCAGCGGGCTGGACCCGCGCGAGCTGCAGTGGCGGCGGGAGCGGGCCGACCAGGCGTGGATGCTGCAACCGGCCCAGCGCCGGGCCCTGACCGCCTTGCTCACCGGCCGCATCCGCGGTTGGCTCACCCCCGAAGAAACCACGGCGCGGCTGACGCTGCTGCAACAGCCACGTACACCCCTGCGTAACCTGCTGTCGGCGCTGCTGCCGTCGCGGACCGAACACGTGGCCGCCCTCATGGCGGTGCTGGGCTGCCACCCCGGCGTTCCGCTGCCGATGGGCATCGACGCCGGCCAGACCACCTTCTGGTCGGCCATGACCGATGAATTCAGTCGCGTTGCCCTGCAGGCCCGGCTGCTGCGCGGCGTCGCGGTAGGGGGATTGCTGGCGCTGTGCCTATGCGGGGCGGTGTGGGCCGGCAGCGATGTGGTGGATTGGATACTCGCCGACGTGGACAGCCGCCTGCGCGCCCCCCTGGCGGTGCTGGGCACCCTGTTGGCCCCGGTGATCTTCCTTGCCGCCCGCACCGCCTACCGCTTCGTGCATGCCTGGCAGGGGGCGCCGGAAGATGCACCGGTTGCGCTGCCGTGGTTGCGTATTCTGGCCCTGCCCCTGCTGATCGGCGCGACCTTCGGCCTCTGGTGGCTGACCATCAATCGGCTGCAGGATCCCTTCTGGGGCATCGTCGGCTGTTGGTGGCTGACCTGGGTGGCGACGGGCCTGGCGCAGTGGCGCTATCACACGCGCCGTGGCCAGCTGGTGCCCTCGGGCGTATTCACCCTGATCGGCCGGGTCGTGGGCATGGCCACGGTGTTCCTGGGGCTGATGACGGCCATCGGCTACTGGGCCGCCGACCTGTTCAGCCACCGGGACCAGCTGCGCTGGCGCCGCCAGCGGGACCGGTAGCCCCGACCCCGCTGCGGCCCCCAGCCTGGCATGACCGCGCACGCGCGGTCATGCCAGGCTACTTTTCGCGCCGCCAGTTCAACGACCCCCGGTTTTCCACAGTGCTCGATTCCACTTCCACGTCGAAGCCGCGCCGCAGCAGGTACTTCAGGGTCAGCACCGAGCCGCTGCCGACCAGCGACACGCCGTAGCCGACATACAGCTTGGGCGAGATGTACTTGCCGACGCCGATCACCGAGCCCCCCAGCGCGCGCGACTGGCTCACCCCGGCATCGTCCAGGCCCAGCTTGGCACCCAGCTGCGAGGCCAGCAGGCCGCTGCCGGCCGAGATCGCCGCCGAGGCCGCGTTGACCTGCTGGGCCTGGTCGCTGCTGGCCCCGGTCAGGCTGCGTCCCAGCACCAGGTAGGCCAGCGCCTCGGACTGCGACATCGCCGGGGTCGACCACACATCCACCCGCGGCGACTGCGCGCGGCCGGTGACGTCGATACCGGCCACCACGTCGCCGATGGTGCGTTCGGCGCGGATGTTGATGCGCGGATCGGCCACCGCGTTGTAGTTCCAGCTGAGGTTGCCGCGGGTGATGGTCAGGTCCTGGCCATAGGCCTTGTAGCGCCCGCTGACCTCCAGCCCGCCGTTGGCGGTCATTTCGCGGCCCGGCCGCGACCACACCTGCATCTTGCCGCCCAGCGCGCCCTTCAGGCCGAAGCCGCTCATCTTGACCTTGTCGCCCAGGCTGACGGTGAGGTCCATGTCCAGCGGCGAGGTCGGGGTTTCTTCCGGATCCACCGGGTCCAGCACCACCACGTCCTCGGACACCGAGGTGCCGCGGTCCAGGCGTTCCAGGTCGAGGTCGGCCTCGGGCACGTGCACGCTGCCACGCAGCTGCATGGCGGTGCCGGCCAGGGTGAAGTCAAGGTTGGGGTTGGCGATCACCCGCAGTTCGGGGGTATTGGCCAGCAGCACGTTCTCGCCGTGGATGTGCAGCTGCAACGGCTGTGCATCACCGAACCACGACAGCCCGCCATCGACGAACAGCGTGCCCTGGCCCGAATTGGCCTGCGCGGTGATCTTGGCCGAACCATCGGGCTGTGCGGTGAAGCTGCCCTTGCCCTCGTCGAAGGTCAGTCCCAGCGCCGGGAATTCGCCCTTGAACTTGCTCAGCGTGGCCTCGCCACCCAGCGACGGGGTGCCGCGCGTGCCGCGCAGGCTGACGTGGCCTTCGATCAGGCCGGTCGGGCGCACGATGTCCGGCGAGAACAGCTCCAGCCAGTACAGCCGCGCGATGTTCATGTACAGCTCGCCGGTGAGCGGCGCATTGGCATCCCACCCGGTCTGCACCTTGGCGTCCACGAAGCCGTCGCCCTGGAAACCGACACCGAGCTTGGCGTTGATCTGCGCCTGGGTCATTTCCACGTCGGCGGAGAAGTGGTCGTAGCGCACCAGTTCACCGCGCGCGTTGTCGCCCAGGCGGATGCCGCCCTCCATCGAGGCCACCTTGAAGTTGCCTTCAAAGGCGTTGCCACGCGGGCGGATGCGGCCATCCAGGGTCAGTTCGCCGCGCAGGTACATGCGACGCCCCGACTGCGGCGGCAGCCACGGCTGCACCAGCGCCAGCGGCAGTGCATCACCGCGCACCAGCAGGCCTTCGCGCGGCCAGTTGGCGCTGGCGCACAGCGCCCCACCGGTAGCCGCGCCCAGGCACGCATCGCTCAGGGTGAAGGTGCTGCCCTGCACGCTGAAGGTGGCCGGCGCCCGCAGGCTCCACGCATCGCCCTTCATCGGGGCGATGCGCAGCGCGGTCAGGTCGCCACGCCACGCCTGGCCCTGCTGGCGCACGCCGCCGCTCAGGGCGACAGCGCCAAGCTCGTTCCTGGTCTGCGCATCCAGGCGCAGGTTGGACAGGCTGCCGCGCGCATCCACGTTCAGCGTGTCCAGCAGCATGCCCACCTGCACCTTGCGGCCCTGCACCGCCAGCGTGCCGCTGTCGCCCTGCCACGGCAGGCGGCCCTTGATGCTGATCGCCTCGGCGCTCCAGTCATTCCAGCGCAGGCCGTTGCCCACCAGGTCGGCACTGATGTCCGGCGCGGTGCGCGGCCCCTTCACCAGCACGTGGCCGCGCAGGCTGCCGGTACTGCCCGGCAGCAGGTCGTCCAGGTTCACCGGCTCCAGCTGCGCGTCGATATCCAGCCGGTCGCCCACCGCGCCCTTCGCGGTCAGGCGGCTGTTGCCCACCGCCAGTTTCACGTTGCCCTCGCCCTGCGTACCGCGCAGCGCGAACTTGCCCTGTGCATCCACCGTGCGCTTGCGCAGCATGCCCTTGATGCCAGGCACGTCCACGGTGGCTTCATACGCGCCTGCGGTACCGGCGGGGCTGCCGGCCGGCGGCGGCAACTGCCGCCCCTTGGAGGCCAGCGCGCCGGACAGCTTGCCATCCCAGCCCGGTGCGAAATAGCCCGGGTCGAACCCGGCCAGCTTGGCGGCCACGTCCCAGTCCAGCTGCGGCGCCCAGGCCACCTGGCCGGTCACGTCCAGCGACCCGCCCGGGGTACTGGCCAGCAGCTGCTTGATCGACGCGGCCTGGTCGTTGCCGCGCACATCGAAGGTCAGGTCGGCGGTCTGCTTTTCGCGCTCCACCGAGGCATTGCCCACCGCCGCCCAGTTCTTGAGCGTACCGGCCAGGCCCATCCGCGCCTCTTTGAGCGTCACCGGCACCGGCGCGGCGGCACCGGCGGTGG
This genomic interval carries:
- a CDS encoding S46 family peptidase, with product MSPRKPLTAALALGLTLAAGAHADEGMWMPTQLPDLAKPLKAAGFKGNPTDLANVTAPPLSAVVRAGGGTGSFVSADGLLLTNHHVAMGVIQYNSSPEHNLIDNGFIAQGRSDERAANPDFRVLVTTGFDKVTDEVLRDARGKTGRAYFDAVDRASKQLVADCEKEGNVRCSVADMYYGTDFYRIRQLELSDVRLVYAPPRAIGNYGDEIDNFMWPRHTGDFTLLRAYVGKDGKPAPYSPDNVPYQPPAHLKMAIDGPKTGDYAMLAGYPGITYRHRTAAEFASQIDAVLPRRVAVFQQMIDTIEAATAKDAQARTRYASQLQSLKNNRKRAAGELEGLLRSDAKAQRASDEGAMLKATDARFQGDIQALLGSLSQGASVGERDLLLDLLSAQSQLLRSALTLERLRIESAKPDAERESGYQQRDLALIEGTLKQVQRRYSPEVEKALLTTLLTRYQQLPEAQRVPEFDAAFGRTPAALAKALDGLYASTALGDEAQRLSRFAAAKDGKPLARDPLIDLAGPLVAAQLRLDDQSKARAGEQLRLRPAYMQALFAWRAKQGRAVYPDANRTLRISYGKVEALSPRDAVHFDPVTTVAGIVEKNTNAYPFDAPKPLLAAIAKGDFGSTADPVLKTQTVNFLTNLDTTGGNSGSPVLNAKGELIGLNFDSNWESVSASWWFDPRYKRAVHVDMRYLRWLLAKVYPAPELLKEMGVPAE
- a CDS encoding molecular chaperone HscC; the protein is MIVGIDLGTTHSLIGVHHATGGELFPNAHGDLLTPSVVSLDGDTVLVGKPAQDRLVTHPGLSVATFKRLMGTAHERRLGERRFRPEELSALVLRSLLADAEAALGEKVREAVISVPAYFTDAQRKATRAAGELAGIRVERLINEPTAAALAYGLRDRAGEGRVLVLDLGGGTFDVSILELFDGVVEVHATAGDNYLGGEDFLTLLVKAFYSRHGIDPRRVAAADAAVVRHRLEQFKRDLTDERSAQLQLRLGGEDLRWQLEEAEFAQLAEPLLQRMRAPIERAMRDARLKPADLDDIVLVGGAVRMPMVARLVTRMFGRLPLRHIHPDQAIALGATVAAGLKSRDASLEEVVLTDVCPYTLGTQVAHRVGHQVQTGYFHPIIPRNAVVPVSREDEFFPMQDEQKQVRIDIYQGESPMVDKNIKLGEINVPLTAGKGSAGVRVRFTYDINGLLQVEVTESATGQRHELLIEQNPGLLDDAQIRERLAKLDALKIHPREQQQNLALLTRAERLYEEHVALRSTLQEWIAQFRSRLESQDLALIEQDRQRFATAMDDLEIMA
- a CDS encoding translocation/assembly module TamB domain-containing protein, whose amino-acid sequence is MSTPTPSAPATPPPRVRFYRKRRFWAWSGFTVLGLVLLALLLVYWLLQTVAGRDVLLAQVVARLPVGATLTWSKVDGPVAGPLVLHDLDFRYDDIHFTAERAYLDPDIRPLLGRKLQLDALQLKNASLNLAKSDEPFELPSWPDSLPQIEMPLAIQADTIIIDGFRITQAQQPLIAIDTLRGGVEIANGEFRASQLKIDSDLGYFRVDGRYLPRSDYDTDITIGARLPAPLGRTPARLGLVARGDLGHMEVAVAGNAPAPLQASVVFDGRTDPVWTASARTRELDLSLLVPGMDAGTSTPMALDFKADGKGGQANLQGSFKQGDIAVELAPSKVGLADQVLTVAPLQVKAFGGQARLQGKADFTDKENASLRFSIVANDLTFVPAADTTTAGAAAPVPVTLKEARMGLAGTLKNWAAVGNASVEREKQTADLTFDVRGNDQAASIKQLLASTPGGSLDVTGQVAWAPQLDWDVAAKLAGFDPGYFAPGWDGKLSGALASKGRQLPPPAGSPAGTAGAYEATVDVPGIKGMLRKRTVDAQGKFALRGTQGEGNVKLAVGNSRLTAKGAVGDRLDIDAQLEPVNLDDLLPGSTGSLRGHVLVKGPRTAPDISADLVGNGLRWNDWSAEAISIKGRLPWQGDSGTLAVQGRKVQVGMLLDTLNVDARGSLSNLRLDAQTRNELGAVALSGGVRQQGQAWRGDLTALRIAPMKGDAWSLRAPATFSVQGSTFTLSDACLGAATGGALCASANWPREGLLVRGDALPLALVQPWLPPQSGRRMYLRGELTLDGRIRPRGNAFEGNFKVASMEGGIRLGDNARGELVRYDHFSADVEMTQAQINAKLGVGFQGDGFVDAKVQTGWDANAPLTGELYMNIARLYWLELFSPDIVRPTGLIEGHVSLRGTRGTPSLGGEATLSKFKGEFPALGLTFDEGKGSFTAQPDGSAKITAQANSGQGTLFVDGGLSWFGDAQPLQLHIHGENVLLANTPELRVIANPNLDFTLAGTAMQLRGSVHVPEADLDLERLDRGTSVSEDVVVLDPVDPEETPTSPLDMDLTVSLGDKVKMSGFGLKGALGGKMQVWSRPGREMTANGGLEVSGRYKAYGQDLTITRGNLSWNYNAVADPRINIRAERTIGDVVAGIDVTGRAQSPRVDVWSTPAMSQSEALAYLVLGRSLTGASSDQAQQVNAASAAISAGSGLLASQLGAKLGLDDAGVSQSRALGGSVIGVGKYISPKLYVGYGVSLVGSGSVLTLKYLLRRGFDVEVESSTVENRGSLNWRREK